Part of the Faecalibacterium duncaniae genome, GGGAAGATCATGTTTTTGTATCATGGAGAATTTCCTCTTCCTGCAAATTGCTGCACAAAATAAAAATACCCGAACCCTTTTTCACAAAGAATCGGGCTCGGGTACGAACTGTATGGTGGAGCATTGTCCACAGCAGTCGAACCTGAATTTATTCCAGATACTGCGGCAAATTCCAAGCACCGCGCAACACACGGTGGACTTCCACAGTCTTTATTTCATCGTTGACGCGGTAGAACACAAGATACTGGTCAACGACCATCCTACGATAAGCAGGGTCAAGGTGGTAGACCTCGCACATTTTCGGGGTATCGCCTAATTTTGTGATCTTCTCCCGCAGCTCTTTCAGTACACGGCTGGCTGTTTTAGGGTAAAAGCCAGACAGATACCGGGCGATATCGTTCAGGTCCTGCACAGCAAGGGGCAGATATTTGATCTTATACGTCATACTGCTTGCCCAGCGTCTCCCATACGCTTTCGTGGTCTGCCCACTGCGTGTCGGGGTCAGCCGCTTGCTGTTTTGCCTTGGC contains:
- a CDS encoding type II toxin-antitoxin system RelE/ParE family toxin; protein product: MTYKIKYLPLAVQDLNDIARYLSGFYPKTASRVLKELREKITKLGDTPKMCEVYHLDPAYRRMVVDQYLVFYRVNDEIKTVEVHRVLRGAWNLPQYLE